The Coprococcus phoceensis genomic sequence TCTTGCCGGAAGTACAGACGGTTCTTTTTCCGTCTCATCAAAGTTCGGTGTAAAATCAACTGTATTCTTGTTGATGTCAGCCGTCAGTTCCATCGAAATCTTACTCAGACGAGCCTCTGTATAACGCATCGCCGCAGCGCCGTCACCATCTACAGAACCAAAGTTTCCATGTCCATCGACAAGCGGATATCTTGTAGACCATTCCTGCGCCATATTTACGAGTGCACCATAGATTGAGCTGTCACCATGCGGGTGATATTTACCCATCGTATCACCGACGATACGGGCACATTTACGATGTGGCTTATCCGGACCGTTGTTCAATTCAATCATTGAGTATAAAATTCTTCTCTGTACCGGCTTCAAACCGTCCCGGACATCCGGGAGGGCACGGGAAGCGATAACACTCATCGCATAATCGATATAAGATTCTTCCATTGTCTTTTTCAGATCAATGTCATGCACTTTGTCAAAAATATTATCTTCCATTTTTCATTCTCCAATCTCTAAATGTCCAGGTTATTTACATATTTTGCGTTCTCTTCGATAAATTCTCGTCTCGGTTCTACCTTGTCTCCCATCAAAGTTGTAAATGTAAGGTCTAACTCCGATGTAGATTCCTCGTCCATTGTCACACGAAGTAAAATTCTGTGTTCCGGATCCATAGTTGTCTCCCAAAGCTGCTCTGCATCCATCTCCCCAAGACCTTTGTAACGCTGAATCTTGTTATTTCCATCTCTTCCAACTTCCAAAAGAATCTTATTCAACTCTTCATCACTATACGCATACCATACTTTTTTGTTCTTTTCAAGCTTATAAAGTGGAGGCTGTGCCAAATACACATAACCTTCTTTGATCAGCTCCGGCATAAAACGATACAGGAATGTCAATAATAACGTACTGATATGAGCTCCATCGACATCGGCATCTGTCATGATGATGATCTTATGATAACGAAGCTTTGAAATGTCAAAATCCTCATGTATTCCAGTTCCAAATGCAGTTATCATCGCCTTAATCTCTGCATTGGCATAAATCTTATCTAATCTGGCTTTCTCCACATTCAGGATTTTTCCACGAAGCGGCAGGATAGCCTGTGTTGCTCTGTCCCTGGCCGTCTTTGCAGAACCACCGGCAGAGTCACCCTCTACAATGTAAATTTCACAGTTTGCAGGATCCTTATCAGAACAGTCCGCAAGCTTTCCCGGAAGCGACATTCCTTCTAACGCAGATTTTCTTCTTGTCAGATCTCTCGCTTTTCTGGCTGCCTCTCTTGCCCTTTGAGCCATGACAGACTTCTCCACTGTCATCTTTGCTACATTTGGATTCTGCTCTAAGAAAATCTCTAACTGCGTACTAACAATATTGTCAACCGCACCGCGCGCCTCACTGTTTCCTAATTTTTGTTTTGTCTGTCCTTCAAACTGCGGATCTTCAATCTTTACACTGATGATCGCTGTCAGACCTTCTCGGATATCTTCTCCGGAAAGATTTGGCTCGTTATCTTTTAATAATTTATTTTTTCTCGCATATTCATTGAACGTCTTTGTCAAAGCATTTCGGAATCCAACGACATGTGTACCGCCTTCCGGTGTCGTAATGTTATTTACAAATCCATATGTGTTATCGCTGTAAGAGTCATTGTGCTGCATTGCAACCTCTACTGCGACACCGTCTTTTTCACCTTCACAGTAAATAATCTGCTCATAAAGAGGTGTCTTACTTTTATTCAGATACTGCACAAACTCTTTAATTCCGCCTTCGTAGTGGAAAGTCTTCTCAATCGGCTCTTCCGGTCTTTCATCTTTCAGGACAATCTTCAGATTTTTTGTCAAAAATGCCATCTCACGGAAACGCTGTTTCAACGTGTCATAATCAAACACTGTCTCCTCAAAAATCTCTTTGTCTGGAAGAAATGTAACCTTTGTTCCTGTCTTTTGTGCATCACATTCATCTATAACCTTTAATTTATAGACTACTTTGCCTCTCTCATATCTCTGCTTATAGACTTTTCCTTCGTTGTAAATCTCAACTTCAAGCCATTCAGAGAGTGCATTTACAACAGACGCACCAACCCCGTGAAGTCCTCCGGATACTTTATATCCGCCACCGCCAAATTTTCCTCCGGCATGCAGTACCGTAAATACAACCTCTACCGCCGGAAGTCCTGCTTTGTGATTGATTCCTACCGGAATACCACGCCCATTGTCAATAACTGTAATGGAATTATCTTCGTTAATCGATACGAAAATCGTATCACAATATCCCGCCAATGCTTCATCTACTGCGTTATCTACAATCTCATACACCAAATGATGAAGTCCTCTAATCGAGGTACTCCCAATATACATTCCCGGTCTTTTTCTTACTGCTTCTAATCCTTCTAGTATCTGGATTTGATCTGCACCATATTCTGCACTCATATAAATCCTCCTATATTTTCGATTCGTTCAGAACCTTTACTTCTCCTTGTTTTACATATAAAATTTTATTTATAGAAAAACGATGATTCACAAAATCGTCTAATCCTGTACACGTGATTAGAGTCTGTACATCGCGAATGCTATCTAATAAATAGTTTTGCCTGTGTTTGTCCAATTCAGACAAAACATCATCCAATAATAATATTGGCGTATCTTTTATAATCTCTTTTACAAGTTCAATCTCTGATAATTTCAATGATAACGCCGCCGTCCTTTGCTGCCCCTGAGAACCAAATTTACGTATATCCAAATCATTTGTCATGAAACAAATATCATCTCTGTGAGGTCCGACGGAAGTACTTTTCATTCGAATATCCCGCTCTCTGTTTTTCAAAAGTGCCTTTTCAAATTCTAAATTTCCAATTCCCGGTTCGTAATAAAGCTTTAATTCTTCTCTTCCACCGGTCAGTTTCTTGTGCACTTCTGAGATAATCTCATTCACCTGCCCGATAAACTGTTTTCGTCTCTCAATAATCTTGTTTCCATACTGAATAAGCTGAAGATCCCATATTTCAAGGGTCTCAAGCAGATCATTCCTGTTATAGACATCTTTTAGCAATTTATTTCTCTGATTAATGATTCGATTATAGTTCGACAGGTCGCTGAGATATAATTTATCAAGCTGTGCAAGTTCCAAATCAATAAAACGTCTTCTCTCCGCCGGTCCATTTTTGATAATATTCAAATCCTCCGGCGAGAAAAACACGATATTGATAATTCCAAACAATTCACTTGCCTTGCGAATTGGTATTTTGTTAATTGCAATTCCCTTCGGACTGTTTTTCTTTAAATGCATGTCAATCTGAAACGGAATTCCATTTTTTTCTACTACAGTCTCGATATGAGCTTCATCATGTCCAAACTGTATCATATCACGGTCCTTCGTTCCGCGATGAGACTTTGTCGTCCCCGACAAATAGATGGATTCGAGAATGTTAGTCTTTCCCTGTGCATTATCCCCACAAAAAATATTGGTAGCTGCATCAAACTCTATGTTTAACAAATTATAATTTCTAAAATTTTTCAATTTTAAAGACTTTACTATCATCCTTACACCAACTATTCATGTTCTATTTTTCAATCTTTATATCTGTTCCATCAAAAGATACGATGTCGCCATCATAAAGTTTCTTTCCTCTTCTTGTGTCGACTTCTCCATTGACTTTAACAAGACCGTCCTGAATCACTTCTTTTGCTTCCACTCCGGATTCTACAAGTCCTGCCGCTTTCAAAGCCTGACCAAGTTTAATAAATTCTTCTCTTAATTTTATAATTTCCATTTCTTAAACTCCTGCATTAAAGTTAACCGGCAAAATCAAATACACATAGCTTTCCTTCTCATCTCTGATAAAGCATGGTGCTTTCGCATTCATAAGATAAATTGTAACTTCCTCATCCTCGATCACACGAAGTGCATCAATTAAGAATTTCGGATTAAATCCGATCAAGAGATCTTTTCCTTCTTTGGAA encodes the following:
- the gyrB gene encoding DNA topoisomerase (ATP-hydrolyzing) subunit B, whose translation is MSAEYGADQIQILEGLEAVRKRPGMYIGSTSIRGLHHLVYEIVDNAVDEALAGYCDTIFVSINEDNSITVIDNGRGIPVGINHKAGLPAVEVVFTVLHAGGKFGGGGYKVSGGLHGVGASVVNALSEWLEVEIYNEGKVYKQRYERGKVVYKLKVIDECDAQKTGTKVTFLPDKEIFEETVFDYDTLKQRFREMAFLTKNLKIVLKDERPEEPIEKTFHYEGGIKEFVQYLNKSKTPLYEQIIYCEGEKDGVAVEVAMQHNDSYSDNTYGFVNNITTPEGGTHVVGFRNALTKTFNEYARKNKLLKDNEPNLSGEDIREGLTAIISVKIEDPQFEGQTKQKLGNSEARGAVDNIVSTQLEIFLEQNPNVAKMTVEKSVMAQRAREAARKARDLTRRKSALEGMSLPGKLADCSDKDPANCEIYIVEGDSAGGSAKTARDRATQAILPLRGKILNVEKARLDKIYANAEIKAMITAFGTGIHEDFDISKLRYHKIIIMTDADVDGAHISTLLLTFLYRFMPELIKEGYVYLAQPPLYKLEKNKKVWYAYSDEELNKILLEVGRDGNNKIQRYKGLGEMDAEQLWETTMDPEHRILLRVTMDEESTSELDLTFTTLMGDKVEPRREFIEENAKYVNNLDI
- the recF gene encoding DNA replication/repair protein RecF (All proteins in this family for which functions are known are DNA-binding proteins that assist the filamentation of RecA onto DNA for the initiation of recombination or recombinational repair.); its protein translation is MIVKSLKLKNFRNYNLLNIEFDAATNIFCGDNAQGKTNILESIYLSGTTKSHRGTKDRDMIQFGHDEAHIETVVEKNGIPFQIDMHLKKNSPKGIAINKIPIRKASELFGIINIVFFSPEDLNIIKNGPAERRRFIDLELAQLDKLYLSDLSNYNRIINQRNKLLKDVYNRNDLLETLEIWDLQLIQYGNKIIERRKQFIGQVNEIISEVHKKLTGGREELKLYYEPGIGNLEFEKALLKNRERDIRMKSTSVGPHRDDICFMTNDLDIRKFGSQGQQRTAALSLKLSEIELVKEIIKDTPILLLDDVLSELDKHRQNYLLDSIRDVQTLITCTGLDDFVNHRFSINKILYVKQGEVKVLNESKI
- a CDS encoding RNA-binding S4 domain-containing protein, which gives rise to MEIIKLREEFIKLGQALKAAGLVESGVEAKEVIQDGLVKVNGEVDTRRGKKLYDGDIVSFDGTDIKIEK